The sequence AGGCGGTAAGAACTAATAACTTAATTACATATCCGATTACTGTAATGGCTTAAGACTTTCAAAAAAAGAGAGATGATAAAAACTATGAGTAATTTGCTGGTGAGAAAAGACCTTCGTTTGAAAATAGAAGAATCAGTTCAGCTAGAATTAAAAACGGTTTTTAAAGATTATGCCAAGTGGTTACGGAAGGAATATGATTTTCCTATTCGTGTGACTGTGTATATTAAAGCAAGAAATTAAAGGAAGATAAAATCGAATAAAACTTCAACAGAATAAATATTGTTATGTTCCACTGGAAAAAAAGGTGATTTTTATAGCAAAACTAGTAAAAGATAAAGTTTTTTATTTTTGGTATAAAAATTAAAGCTGAAGAAATCAATTATCAGTTCAGAAATAAGGATAACTGCCAACCAGCATACAAAGTAAAAAGATAACACAATCACATTGTGTTATCTTTTTTGCATACATTTCACCAATAATCCAGGTAACAATATGTGTTATTTTGAACATAAAGGGTAGAGGATAACATAAGTTAATTCTTTTTTGGAGAAAAATAGTTATTATTATTTAATGGGCTTTGAAAGGGGTGATTATATAGAAGAAGTGAAAAAAAGAGAGTTTTGGCGGGAAGAGTGCGGGGCTTGAATTCGTCAATAATAGACCATTTTAAAAGGTGGAATGACACGTGTGGTATCAACATAACATGATTTGCATGGTTGAATTCCTATTAAGCTTCGATAGTGACATACATAAAAATACGATATATAGGGAAATGTGCTGGAACGAACGAGATGAAAGATATCACTAAACGGCTCCGTAGACAGATTAGCTACTGAATACCATAGGAACAATTCATGGGGCGCATAGTTTAATAAATTAAGCAGACACGATTTTTCGGATGCAGGAGAAAATCCTACACAACGAAACCTGATATTGTTTCTAACTATTGAAAAAGGAGTGTATATAGTGAGAAAAAAACGATATGTATGGTTGAAAAGTATACTAGTAGCAATATTAGTATTTGGCAGTGGATTATGGATTAACACGAGTAACGGGACAAATGCTCAGGCAGCTACAATTACACAAGATACTCCTATTAATCAGATTTTTACAGATACAGCTCTAGCGGAAAAAATGAAGACAGTCTTAGGAAAAACGAATGTAACAGACACGGTCTCGCAAACAGATTTAGACCAAGTTACGACGCTTCAGGCGGATAGATTAGGGATAAAATCTATCGATGGATTGGAATACTTGAACAATTTAACACAAATAAATTTCAGCAATAATCAACTTACGGATATAACGCCACTTAAAGATTTAACTAAGTTAGTTGATATTTTGATGAATAATAATCAAATAGCGGATATAACTCCGCTAGCTAATTTGTCGAATCTAACTGGTTTGACTTTGTTCAACAATCAGATAACGGATATAGACCCGCTTAAAAATCTAACAAATTTAAATCGGCTAGAACTATCTAGTAACACGATTAGTGATATTAGTGCGCTTTCAGGTTTAACTAGTCTACAGCAATTATCTTTTGGTAATCAAGTGACAGATTTAAAACCATTAGCTAATTTAACAACACTAGAACGACTAGATATTTCAAGTAATAAGCTGTCGGATATTAGTGTTCTGGCTAAATTAACCAATTTAGAAAGTCTTATCGCTACTAACAACCAAATAAGTGATATAACCCCACTTGGAATTTTAACAAATTTGGACGAATTATCCTTAAATGGTAACCAGTTAAAAGATATAGGCACATTGGCGAGTTTAACAAACTTGACAGATTTAGATTTAGCAAATAACCAAATTAGTAATCTAGCACCACTGTCGGGTCTAACAAAACTAACTGAGTTAAAACTGGGAGCTAACCAAATAAGTAACATCAGTCCCCTAGCAGGTCTAACCGCACTCACTAACTTAGAGCTAAATGAAAATCAGTTAGAAGATATTAGCCCAATTTCTAACCTGAAAAATCTCACATATTTAACGTTGTACTTTAATAATATAAGTGATATAAGCCCAGTTTCTAGTTTAACAAAGCTCCAAAGATTATTTTTCTATAATAACAAGGTAAGTGATGTAAGCTCGCTTGCGAATTTAACCAATATTAATTGGCTTTCGGCTGGGCATAACCAAATTAGCGATCTTACACCATTGGCTAATTTAACAAGAATTACCCAATTAGGGTTGAATGATCAAGCATGGACAAATCCACCAGTGAACTACAAAGTAAATGTATCCATTCCAAACACGGTGAAAAATGTGACGGGCGCTTTG comes from Listeria monocytogenes and encodes:
- the inlA gene encoding class 1 internalin InlA, producing the protein MRKKRYVWLKSILVAILVFGSGLWINTSNGTNAQAATITQDTPINQIFTDTALAEKMKTVLGKTNVTDTVSQTDLDQVTTLQADRLGIKSIDGLEYLNNLTQINFSNNQLTDITPLKDLTKLVDILMNNNQIADITPLANLSNLTGLTLFNNQITDIDPLKNLTNLNRLELSSNTISDISALSGLTSLQQLSFGNQVTDLKPLANLTTLERLDISSNKLSDISVLAKLTNLESLIATNNQISDITPLGILTNLDELSLNGNQLKDIGTLASLTNLTDLDLANNQISNLAPLSGLTKLTELKLGANQISNISPLAGLTALTNLELNENQLEDISPISNLKNLTYLTLYFNNISDISPVSSLTKLQRLFFYNNKVSDVSSLANLTNINWLSAGHNQISDLTPLANLTRITQLGLNDQAWTNPPVNYKVNVSIPNTVKNVTGALIAPATISDGGSYAEPDITWSLPSYTNEVSYTFNQSVTIGKGTTTFSGTVKQPLKAIFNAKFHVDGKETTKEVEAGNLLTEPANPVKEGHTFIGWFDAQTGGTKWNFSTDKMPTNDIDLYAQFSINSYTATFDNDGVTTSQTVDYQGLLQEPTAPTKEGYTFKGWYNAKTGGDKWDFATSKMPAKNITLYAQYSANSYTATFDVDGKTTTQAVDYQGLLKEPKTPTKAGYTFKGWYDEKTDGKKWDFATDKMPANDITLYAQFTKNPVAPPTTGGNTPPTTNNGGNTTPPSANIPGSDTSNTSTGNSASTTSTMNAYDPYNSKDASLPTTGDSDNALYLLLGLLAVGTAVVLTKKNRAK